The Algoriphagus halophilus sequence TGATAAAGATGGGAAAGTCCATTACCAAGCTGATTCGAATACAGATATAACCAAAGGACTGATTTCATTGTTAATCAGAGTGCTGAATGACCGGACTCCGAAGGAAATCATCGACGCTGATTTAGATTTTATCAATCGAATAGGCATGGGTGGCATAATTGGAAGTCAACGTTCCAATGGGCTAGCTGCAATGATCAAACAAATGAAATTGTACGCATTGGCCTTACAAACCAAACAAAACGCCTAATCCATGGAAACTGAAAACAATACAAGTGTGGGACAAATAACAGATTTGAAGGAGAAAGTAGTGACTGCTATCAAACAGGTTTATGATCCTGAAATACCTGTAGACGTTTACGAATTGGGGCTGATTTATGAGATTACAGTATACCCTGTAAACAATGTTTATGTACTCATGACATTGACATCTCCGAATTGTCCTTCAGCGGAATTTATTCCTTCAGAAGTGAAGGATAAAATCCAGCAGATTCAAGGTATTAGTAATGTGGAAGTAGAACTTACTTTTGATCCGCCTTACTCTCAAGATATGATGTCTGAGGCGGCAAAATTAGAATTAGGTTTTTTATAAATAGACTTTAAATAATAGAACATATGTATCCAGAAGAATTAATTGCTCCCATGAGAGCAGAACTTTCTAATGAAGGTTTTGAGGAGTTTAGAACAGCCGATATCGTTGCTGAAAAACTTGGTCCAGACCAAAAAGGAACCACATTTGTAGTAGTAAACTCAGTATGTGGGTGTGCGGCAGGAGCTGCAAGACCTGGAGTGAAATATGCTTTAGATCATGCAAAAGTAAAACCTGATGTCC is a genomic window containing:
- a CDS encoding BrxA/BrxB family bacilliredoxin encodes the protein MYPEELIAPMRAELSNEGFEEFRTADIVAEKLGPDQKGTTFVVVNSVCGCAAGAARPGVKYALDHAKVKPDVLGTVFAGNDREAVEKFREIVLPYPPSSPAMALFKDGELVHFIERHHIEGRNAKMIGDHLVEVFEHFCAS
- a CDS encoding DUF59 domain-containing protein, whose product is METENNTSVGQITDLKEKVVTAIKQVYDPEIPVDVYELGLIYEITVYPVNNVYVLMTLTSPNCPSAEFIPSEVKDKIQQIQGISNVEVELTFDPPYSQDMMSEAAKLELGFL
- a CDS encoding SufE family protein, whose protein sequence is MSSIQEIQNEIISEFEILGDDKESTIYYIMELGANLESFPDNERVEENIIKGCQSKVWLIADDKDGKVHYQADSNTDITKGLISLLIRVLNDRTPKEIIDADLDFINRIGMGGIIGSQRSNGLAAMIKQMKLYALALQTKQNA